ACGCTTATTCAGGATTATATCTTAAAGTGCTAGAAAAGAATTTGACTCTGGTGATTTTGACAAATAGCCAAAACTTAAGCTCTCCCTTTAATTTAGAAAAGGGCAATGTGTTGAATTCAGAGTTTGCAAAAGTATTTCTCAATATATTTCTGAATAAATAATCTGGCAGAATGAAATCAAATAAAACAATAAAAAATCTAATAATTGTAGCCCTAAGTTTTATAGCATTCTATTTACTATTTCAAAATTTTAAAACAATAAAAGTTGAATTAGATTCTATTACACATCAGGGTATAATAAGTTATATCGCAACCTATTTTTTAATTGGTATTCCCATATTTATCGGTACATGGATTATAAATAAAAACAGAAATATTTTAAAGTATCTCGGACTCTCTGAAAGTATGTTTACAGGAATATGGACAAGTGCATTATTTACTTTACCGATGTTTGCCGGAGGATTAATTTTCTTCAACTTAAGCAATGAAATTGAAGTTCAAGACTTGATAGCAGGAACTCTCATTGCTGGCTTCATGGAGGAACTATATTACAGAGGCTTTTTGTTTGGACAGCTTTTTAAAAATACCCGATTGGGTTTTATACCCTCCATATTTTTGGGTGCATTAATATTTGCTTCCGGACATCTATATCAAAGCCAAGAC
This genomic stretch from Bacteroidota bacterium harbors:
- a CDS encoding CPBP family intramembrane metalloprotease; its protein translation is MKSNKTIKNLIIVALSFIAFYLLFQNFKTIKVELDSITHQGIISYIATYFLIGIPIFIGTWIINKNRNILKYLGLSESMFTGIWTSALFTLPMFAGGLIFFNLSNEIEVQDLIAGTLIAGFMEELYYRGFLFGQLFKNTRLGFIPSIFLGALIFASGHLYQSQDLNELVGIFSVTFMGAVLFAWLFAEWNYNLWVPIFTHTFMNLSWMLFDSGTTALGGITANIFRALTIAIAILFTINYKKRHNLPFEINRKTLLLKRNNDQKN